The Luteibaculum oceani genome has a segment encoding these proteins:
- a CDS encoding SET domain-containing protein: MIHPKTKIQFISEEVGYGVFATENIPCGTIVYVKDSLELVITPTEYLLQSPDMKKMVDRYSYRDENGNRIVSWDFAKYVNHCCNCNSISTGYGFEIAIRDIEPGEQITDEYGIFNLDEEMNLSCGQDCCRKTIKPDDFDRYYKQWDQKIQLALPKLFEVDQPLMPLLDPATREELDAYFINSDSYKSVYALRLKNGSKVPLPGMGIIKS; encoded by the coding sequence ATCCCAAAACAAAAATTCAATTTATTAGTGAGGAAGTAGGTTACGGCGTTTTCGCTACCGAAAATATTCCCTGCGGAACCATTGTATACGTTAAAGACAGTTTAGAGCTGGTAATTACTCCTACAGAATACCTCCTTCAGTCGCCAGATATGAAAAAAATGGTAGACCGCTATTCTTATCGCGATGAAAACGGAAACCGCATTGTAAGCTGGGATTTTGCCAAATATGTAAACCATTGTTGCAATTGCAATAGCATTAGCACAGGCTATGGTTTTGAAATTGCCATAAGAGACATAGAACCTGGAGAACAAATTACCGACGAGTACGGCATTTTTAATCTAGACGAAGAAATGAATCTTTCTTGCGGCCAAGATTGTTGCCGTAAAACCATAAAGCCCGACGATTTTGATCGCTACTACAAACAATGGGACCAAAAAATTCAACTGGCCTTACCCAAACTTTTTGAGGTGGATCAACCCCTAATGCCCCTACTTGACCCAGCTACCCGGGAGGAACTAGACGCATATTTCATTAATAGCGATAGCTACAAATCGGTATATGCCCTTCGCCTAAAAAACGGAAGTAAAGTTCCCCTCCCGGGAATGGGAATAATTAAGAGTTAA